GCCTTCACGGTCGTCTGGCCGTTCTTCCGGGTGATGTACCGCTCCACCCAGGTCCGCACGAAGAACGGTTCCCGGGGGACGTTGTTCTCGTTCTTGCAGGCGTCCATGCACCGCGCGCAGCCGATGCACTTGTCCACGGAGACGCCGTACCCGAACCATTTCCCCGTCCGCACGGTCTCCTTGGCGTACGCCCTCGAGGGGAAGAGCTTCAGGACCCCCTCGATCGCCCCTCCGGAGAGGAGGACCGCGAAGAACCCCTTCAGGAAACTCCTTCGGCCGCTCACTGTTCCACCTCCGGGGAATGGGGGTAATGGCATTGCCAGCAGACGTACTTCTCGCCGTGCTCGCCCATGTCGATCTTCGGGGCGTTCTTCGCGAGCTTGTCCCTGGCGTCCTTGCCGTGGCACTTCGCGCAGAACTCCCGCGTCTGGGGCTTCGTCGGCTTGACGCTGCGCGGCGATATCTTGTGCTGCTGCGGCGCCTGGTGGCACACGGTGCACTCGAGCTGGACGTGGTGGGACACCGCCTTCATGCGGGCGATCTCCCCGTGGCACGCCGAGCACTCCTTCGGGGTGGTCGGCGGCTTCGGGTCGTGCGGGTTGTGGCAGGTGGTGCACGCCTTCAGCGGGTTGTGCGCCACCGGGTTGATCTGCGGGAACCCTCTCGGCCGGGACGGGTTGTACGCGTGGCACTGCGGGCAGAACGCCCGGGAGGTCGGGATGGTCGGCTTGACCTTGTCCGGATCCTCGGTGTGCGCCTTGGCCGGGCCGTGGCACGTCTCGCAGGAGAGGTCCTTGTGGTACCCGGTCTTCTTCTTGTTGTGGATCTCCCCGTGGCACTCCTCGCACACGTGGAACCCGGCGTACCGGACCGGCCTCGCCTTCTCCCGCTGGATCGCGTCGGCCCACTGGATCCGGACGTCCTTGACCGGCTTCGGGATCAGCACGAAATACACGAACGCCCCCACGGCGATCATCGCCACGACGACGACGATCAACCGGGCCAGCGGGTCCGGGAATTTCTCGAATAGTTTGTTCATCGCGCGCGACTCCTCCCGATAACGTCTACGAAAAAGGTGAATTTATATATATGAATTCGGGGGTTTTGTGGCCGGGCACCCCTGCCCGGCCGAAAAATCCAAACGAAGATACCAGAATCCCGGGGCATGTCAACCCAAATGGACGAACCGTTAATCCCGGTACGACTGCTCCGCCAGGGCGTCCGCCTTCCGGATGAACTCGGTGTCCACGATGACCGGCTTCACCCCGTCGTCCCCCACGTAGAACTCCCCGGTGAGGATCGGGATCGCCACCCGCAGGAGCAGCGTGTAGATGAAAAAGCCCGTGGCCCAGATCCCCAGCGCCAGGAGGAGTTCGGTCCCGGTCGGCGCGTATTCGTAGATCTCGCCCAGGACGTCGGGGACCAGCCCCGGGATGACCAGCCCCATCCCCTTCTCGATGTACACGCCGACGAAGATCAGGACGCAGCCGATGTTCAGGGTGACGAAATTCTCCCGCGTCTGCGGGATCAGGAACAGGAAGAAGGCCGTGACGTTGAAGATCATCGCCGTCCAGATGTACGGCACGAGGTTGCTGTGCCCTTTCAGGCCGAAGAAGAGGTAGTGCATCGGGGCGAGGTGGATCGTGTCCGAGTAGAACTCCTTGAACACCTCGGCGCCCAGCAGGAACAGGTTGATGAACATGGAGTAGGCGATGAGCTCGGCCACCTTGAAGACCGCCTCGTTCTTGATGTCGATCCGCGTGTACTTCCGGATGACCTGGAAGAGGATGATCATGAACGCGGGGCCGGAGCAGAACGCCGAGGCGAGGAACCGGGGGGCCAGGATCGACGCGTTCCAGAAGGGCCTTGCCGCCAGTCCGTTGTAGAGGAACGCCGTCACGGTGTGGATCGACACCGCGGCCGGGATCGAGAACAGGATCATCGGGTTGAAGAAGTTCGGGTTCGGCTCCTCCCGGTTGTAATGCTTGTAGCAGATGTAGACGGCGATCACGAGGTTGAGAATCAGGTAGGTGTTCAGGACCACCACGTCCCACGCCAGCAGGGATTGCGGGAAGTTCAGGATCCCGAACTTCGGGATCAGGTGCCAGAACCGGTCGGGGCGGCCGATGTCGACGGTGACGAAGAGCAGGCACATGACCATCGCGGAGACGGCGAGCATCTCCCCGAGGACCGCGAT
The Deltaproteobacteria bacterium DNA segment above includes these coding regions:
- a CDS encoding 4Fe-4S dicluster domain-containing protein gives rise to the protein MSGRRSFLKGFFAVLLSGGAIEGVLKLFPSRAYAKETVRTGKWFGYGVSVDKCIGCARCMDACKNENNVPREPFFVRTWVERYITRKNGQTTVKAIAPGEEAPESASDKTILRSFFVPKLCNQCANPPCVQVCPVGATFQTEDGVVL
- the nrfD gene encoding polysulfide reductase NrfD, with protein sequence MRKIWEFFKGTLFLVSKGSRAYYAWMVSLLILMAVGVAAYAYQLQNGLIVTAMRDEVSWGFYISNFTFLVGVAAAAVLLVIPAYVYKWKPIKEIAVLGEMLAVSAMVMCLLFVTVDIGRPDRFWHLIPKFGILNFPQSLLAWDVVVLNTYLILNLVIAVYICYKHYNREEPNPNFFNPMILFSIPAAVSIHTVTAFLYNGLAARPFWNASILAPRFLASAFCSGPAFMIILFQVIRKYTRIDIKNEAVFKVAELIAYSMFINLFLLGAEVFKEFYSDTIHLAPMHYLFFGLKGHSNLVPYIWTAMIFNVTAFFLFLIPQTRENFVTLNIGCVLIFVGVYIEKGMGLVIPGLVPDVLGEIYEYAPTGTELLLALGIWATGFFIYTLLLRVAIPILTGEFYVGDDGVKPVIVDTEFIRKADALAEQSYRD